One stretch of Nitrososphaerales archaeon DNA includes these proteins:
- a CDS encoding dicarboxylate/amino acid:cation symporter translates to YPLIITMAMLGSVATAAIPGGGLIMLAMVLAAAGLPLEGIALIVAIDPILDALRTSINATGDTAYSTIISRIFEGPKWWEKSTS, encoded by the coding sequence TACCCACTCATCATTACTATGGCCATGCTGGGATCTGTAGCAACCGCAGCAATACCTGGTGGTGGTTTGATCATGCTCGCCATGGTACTCGCCGCTGCAGGTTTACCGTTAGAGGGCATAGCGCTCATAGTAGCGATAGATCCGATATTAGATGCATTGAGAACGAGTATTAACGCAACTGGCGATACCGCTTACTCTACAATAATAAGTAGAATCTTTGAAGGGCCGAAGTGGTGGGAAAAGAGCACATCATAG